From Pseudomonas vanderleydeniana, the proteins below share one genomic window:
- a CDS encoding methyl-accepting chemotaxis protein, with amino-acid sequence MNIAVRILALIATAISALLALVLASSLAAGMVIPIAVVAAIAVAVQGWLLQHSLADQLGGELDTLLELGQQLVRGETSRQSSTPAVSGTLRGCLQQLGGQIDGLAQNLRHVADEHARGEIDATLNTRFPGLYGEMAEDINALVTSHIDVKKKAMACVFSIAEGDLSAPLEAFPGKKAFINENIETLRRNLTSLLSEMRRMSDEHDRGDIDVVIDASRFQGSYGEIARGINAMVAGHISVKKKAMACIKAFSEGDLTAPLEQFPGKKAFINDNIETLRRNIQALIEDTQMLSKAALDGHLDTRADASRHEGDFRRIVNGINDTLEAIITPLREAMGVIEGMAVGDLTCTMNGHYNGHLDELKQSLNATVRKLADVIGQVHQSTSMLSNAAEEISATAQSLSQAASSQAASVEETSAAMEQMSASIGQNTENAKITDGMAGKAAREASEGGQAVRDTVCAMKTIADKISIVDDIAYQTNLLALNAAIEAARAGEHGKGFAVVAAEVRKLAERSQVAAQEISEVAKSSVSLAERAGTLLDQMVPSISKTSDLVQEIAAASEEQTTGVNQISDAMTQLSDITQQNAAASEELAATSEEMTVQSNNLQDLMRFFQLATPGGAASVLRFQHTPSQMHRGAAALDADEQDSGFIRFRS; translated from the coding sequence ATGAACATAGCCGTTCGCATCCTCGCGTTGATCGCAACCGCCATCTCCGCCCTGCTGGCCCTGGTATTGGCATCGAGCCTGGCGGCCGGCATGGTTATTCCCATTGCCGTCGTGGCCGCCATTGCCGTCGCCGTTCAGGGCTGGCTGCTGCAACACAGCCTGGCTGACCAACTCGGTGGTGAACTCGATACGCTGCTCGAGCTCGGCCAGCAGTTGGTACGCGGCGAAACCAGCCGCCAGTCGTCCACGCCCGCCGTCTCCGGCACACTGCGAGGCTGCCTGCAACAGCTCGGTGGCCAGATAGACGGGCTTGCGCAGAACCTGCGACACGTTGCCGACGAACATGCGCGCGGGGAAATCGACGCCACCCTGAACACCCGGTTCCCAGGCCTCTACGGTGAAATGGCAGAGGACATCAACGCGCTGGTGACGAGCCACATCGATGTCAAGAAAAAGGCCATGGCCTGCGTCTTCTCGATCGCCGAAGGGGACCTGAGCGCTCCCCTGGAGGCATTCCCCGGCAAGAAAGCCTTCATCAACGAAAACATCGAGACCTTGCGTCGCAACCTGACCAGCCTGCTGAGCGAAATGCGCCGCATGTCCGACGAACACGACCGGGGGGACATCGACGTCGTCATCGACGCCTCGCGCTTCCAGGGCAGCTACGGCGAGATTGCCCGCGGCATCAACGCGATGGTCGCCGGCCATATCAGCGTGAAGAAAAAGGCCATGGCCTGCATCAAGGCCTTCAGCGAGGGGGATCTGACCGCACCGCTGGAGCAGTTCCCCGGCAAGAAGGCCTTCATCAACGACAACATCGAGACCCTGCGCCGCAACATCCAGGCCCTGATCGAAGACACCCAGATGCTCAGCAAGGCCGCACTCGACGGGCACCTTGACACTCGCGCCGATGCCAGCCGCCATGAGGGCGATTTCCGCCGCATCGTCAACGGCATCAACGATACGCTCGAAGCCATCATCACCCCGCTGCGCGAAGCGATGGGCGTGATTGAAGGGATGGCCGTGGGCGACCTCACTTGCACCATGAATGGCCACTACAACGGCCACCTTGATGAACTGAAGCAATCGCTCAACGCAACGGTACGCAAACTGGCCGACGTGATCGGCCAGGTACACCAGTCCACCAGCATGCTCAGCAATGCTGCCGAGGAAATCTCCGCCACCGCGCAAAGCCTCAGCCAGGCCGCATCCAGCCAGGCCGCCTCGGTCGAGGAGACCAGCGCCGCGATGGAGCAGATGTCCGCCTCGATCGGCCAAAACACCGAAAATGCCAAGATCACCGACGGCATGGCCGGCAAGGCCGCCCGTGAAGCCAGCGAAGGCGGCCAGGCCGTACGCGACACCGTCTGCGCGATGAAGACCATTGCCGACAAGATCAGCATCGTTGACGACATCGCCTACCAGACCAACCTGCTGGCCCTCAATGCCGCTATCGAAGCCGCCCGTGCCGGCGAGCACGGCAAGGGGTTCGCGGTGGTCGCGGCCGAGGTGCGCAAGCTGGCCGAACGTAGCCAAGTGGCCGCGCAGGAAATCAGTGAGGTGGCCAAGAGCAGTGTTTCCCTGGCCGAGCGCGCCGGCACCCTGTTGGACCAGATGGTCCCCTCGATCAGCAAGACCTCGGACCTGGTGCAGGAGATTGCCGCCGCCTCGGAAGAGCAGACCACCGGCGTCAACCAGATCAGCGATGCCATGACCCAGCTCAGCGATATCACCCAGCAAAACGCAGCCGCCTCGGAGGAGCTTGCCGCCACGTCGGAGGAGATGACGGTGCAATCGAACAACCTGCAGGACCTGATGCGCTTCTTTCAACTGGCCACGCCCGGTGGTGCCGCCAGCGTGTTGCGCTTTCAGCACACGCCATCGCAGATGCATCGCGGCGCCGCGGCACTGGATGCAGATGAGCAGGACAGCGGATTCATCCGCTTCAGGAGCTGA